A genome region from Leptodactylus fuscus isolate aLepFus1 chromosome 6, aLepFus1.hap2, whole genome shotgun sequence includes the following:
- the LIPE gene encoding hormone-sensitive lipase isoform X1: MAPAGDGEEVPERNGYAGLVVVPPEQMDPRPLFQAVDALCQENILHFGESGSDVSSRLVQAFTRIQEQAHGLEPAVRALAAVCPLFDLDPDTPANGYRSLLKVVLACTQHILHKCRYVTASRRSLFFRAAHNCSELEAYGAALTQLRALLCFAQRLLTANRHGDLFFRQERGLSEEFLKEYSTMHKGCFYGRCLGFQFTPSIRPFLQTISIGLVSFGENYKRHESGITEGALSTYYGVAASSFFISGRYAIDPELRGAEFERITQNLDVNFWKAFWNITEMEVLTSLVGIASTTMRINKTLTVPPEPLEMPLSSDPHRTVTINPPVAHTGPGPVHLRLISYQLREGQESDELNAFSKPEGPLSLDLRLRSRPAPLSPHLIIHFHGGGFVAQTSKSHEPYLRTWAQELEAPILSVDYSLAPEAPFPRALEECFYAYCWALQHCRLLGSTGERVCLAGDSAGGNLCITVALRAASVGIRLPDGIMVAYPATLLQATASPSRLLTLMDPLLPLSVLSKCLSAYAGTERVPVEEQSLEKLSAVNQVKRGTALFLRDIRQGAASWLSNLMEGNKEKTSPETMRKSVSEAALAGEEAINRRVSLKSKTIQDLSRHQYSERSSGGLSQHNSQRGAQTRSEGSSGRSQPSPPPPSIQSCPDAGERHSLNSPQEQVNFFLTESEGETFTDQDLATHSTDRDLATHSTDRDLATHSTDRDLTTHSADRDPATHSKENIPPVHLPEDRSGYYSLGFPEGFQPLRSQNGVANMSLQTSAIVNNPYMSPLLAPDSMLQGLPPLHIVACALDPMLDDSVMFAKRLRALNRPVTLKVVDDLPHGFLTLAHLSQETRNATNVCIQRIKQVLREDPPAPPAAAPRKHRKLERTLGKSPVTDREIGA; this comes from the exons GTTTGGTGGTTGTGCCCCCCGAGCAGATGGATCCTCGGCCCCTCTTCCAGGCGGTGGACGCCCTGTGCCAGGAGAACATCCTTCACTTTGGGGAGTCGGGCTCTGACGTCTCCTCCCGGCTGGTCCAGGCATTTACCCGCATCCAAGAACAAGCCCACGGTCTGGAGCCTGCGGTGCGAGCCCTGGCCGCCGTGTGTCCGCTCTTTGACCTGGACCCCGACACCCCCGCTAACGGCTACCGCAGCCTGCTGAAGGTGGTCTTGGCTTGTACCCAGCACATCCTCCACAAGTGCCGCTATGTCACCGCCAGCCGCCGTAGCCTCTTCTTCAGGGCGGCCCACAACTGCTCGGAGCTGGAGGCCTACGGTGCGGCCCTCACGCAGCTCCGCGCCTTGCTCTGTTTCGCACAGCGGCTGCTCACCGCCAATCGTCATGGAGACCTGTTCTTTCGCCAGGAGCGCGGCCTGTCCGAGGAGTTCCTGAAGGAGTACAGCACCATGCACAAAGGCTGCTTCTATGGCCGCTGTCTGGGCTTCCAG TTCACCCCGTCCATCCGCCCGTTCCTGCAGACCATCTCCATCGGGCTCGTATCGTTTGGGGAGAACTACAAGCGACATGAATCTGGAATAA cggagggggcgctctccaccTATTACG GTGTCGCCGCCAGTTCCTTCTTTATCAGCGGCCGGTACGCCATCGATCCCGAGCTCCGGGGCGCAGAGTTTGAGAGAATCACTCAGAACCTGGACGTGAACTTCTGGAAAGCCTTCTGGAACATCACCGAGATGGAGGTGCTGACG TCTCTGGTCGGTATCGCTTCCACTACAATGCGCATCAATAAGACGCTGACGGTGCCCCCCGAGCCCTTGGAGATGCCGCTGTCCTCGGATCCGCACCGCACGGTCACCATCAATCCTCCGGTCGCCCACACTGGCCCTGGCCCTGTACATCTGCGCCTCATCTCATACCAGCTGCGGGAGGGGCAG GAAAGTGATGAACTGAACGCTTTCTCCAAACCCGAGGGCCCGCTGAGCCTGGACCTGCGCCTCCGATCCCGCCCCGCCCCGCTCTCTCCGCACCTCattattcacttccatgggggaGGTTTTGTGGCCCAGACGTCCAAGTCTCATGAACCTTACCTGAGGACGTGGGCGCAGGAGCTGGAGGCCCCCATTTTGTCTGTGGATTACTCTCTGGCCCCGGAGGCTCCCTTCCCGAGGGCCCTGGAGGAATGCTTCTATGCGTACTGCTGGGCCCTGCAGCACTGCCGCCTGCTGG GCTCTACAGGAGAGCGGGTCTGTCTGGCTGGTGACAGCGCTGGCGGGAACCTTTGTATCACCGTTGCGCTCCGCGCCGCCTCTGTGGGCATCAGATTACCAGACGGTATCATGGTCGCCTACCCGGCCACATTACTGCAGGCTACAGCATCCCCCTCCCGCTTACTGACCCTCATGGACCCGCTGCTGCCCCTCAGTGTCCTGTCCAAGTGTCTCAGCGCCTACGCAG GCACCGAGCGGGTCCCGGTAGAGGAGCAAAGTCTTGAGAAGCTGAGTGCCGTCAACCAAGTGAAGAGAGGAACCGCCTTGTTTCTTCGAGACATCCGTCAGGGCGCGGCCTCCTGGCTGAGCAATCTCATGGAGGGTAATAAGGAGAAGACCAGTCCTG agaccatgaggaaAAGTGTATCAGAGGCCGCGCTGGCGGGCGAGGAGGCGATAAACAGGCGGGTGTCCCTGAAGAGCAAGACCATTCAGGACCTCAGCCGACACCAGtacagcgagcgcagctctggaggcctGAGCCAGCACAACAGCCAAAGAGGAGCCCAGACCAGGTCAGAGGGCAGCAGTGGGCGGAGCCAGCCTTCACCACCGCCCCCGTCTATCCAGTCCTGCCCCGATGCAGGCGAGCGGCACTCCCTAAACAGCCCGCAGGAACAGGTCAATTTCTTCCTGACTGAGAGTGAGGGCGAGACCTTCACCGACCAAGACCTCGCAACGCACTCCACCGACAGAGACCTCGCAACGCACTCCACCGACAGAGACCTCGCAACGCACTCCACCGACAGAGACCTCACAACGCACTCCGCCGACCGAGACCCCGCGACACACTCCAAGGAGAACATACCTCCAGTGCACTTACCTGAGGACAGGTCCGGCTACTACTCGCTGGGGTTCCCTGAGGGGTTCCAGCCTCTGCGCTCCCAGAATGGGGTGGCCAACATGAGCCTACAGACGTCTGCCATTGTAAACAACCCCTACATGTCACCCCTCCTGGCACCTGACAGCATGCTGCAAGGTCTGCCCCCACTGCACATTGTG GCTTGTGCCCTGGACCCGATGCTCGATGACTCTGTGATGTTTGCCAAGCGTCTGCGCGCCCTCAACCGTCCGGTCACCCTGAAAGTAGTCGACGACCTCCCTCACGGCTTCCTGACTCTCGCGCACCTGTCACAGGAGACACGAAACGCCACCAATGTGTGTATACAACGCATCAAGCAAGTCCTACGCGAGGACCCGCCAGCGCCACCCGCAGCCGCTCCCAGGAAGCACCGCAAGCTGGAGAGGACCCTGGGAAAGAGCCCGGTGACTGATCGAGAGATCGGAGCGTGA
- the LIPE gene encoding hormone-sensitive lipase isoform X3, with protein sequence MTDTRLVVVPPEQMDPRPLFQAVDALCQENILHFGESGSDVSSRLVQAFTRIQEQAHGLEPAVRALAAVCPLFDLDPDTPANGYRSLLKVVLACTQHILHKCRYVTASRRSLFFRAAHNCSELEAYGAALTQLRALLCFAQRLLTANRHGDLFFRQERGLSEEFLKEYSTMHKGCFYGRCLGFQFTPSIRPFLQTISIGLVSFGENYKRHESGITEGALSTYYGVAASSFFISGRYAIDPELRGAEFERITQNLDVNFWKAFWNITEMEVLTSLVGIASTTMRINKTLTVPPEPLEMPLSSDPHRTVTINPPVAHTGPGPVHLRLISYQLREGQESDELNAFSKPEGPLSLDLRLRSRPAPLSPHLIIHFHGGGFVAQTSKSHEPYLRTWAQELEAPILSVDYSLAPEAPFPRALEECFYAYCWALQHCRLLGSTGERVCLAGDSAGGNLCITVALRAASVGIRLPDGIMVAYPATLLQATASPSRLLTLMDPLLPLSVLSKCLSAYAGTERVPVEEQSLEKLSAVNQVKRGTALFLRDIRQGAASWLSNLMEGNKEKTSPETMRKSVSEAALAGEEAINRRVSLKSKTIQDLSRHQYSERSSGGLSQHNSQRGAQTRSEGSSGRSQPSPPPPSIQSCPDAGERHSLNSPQEQVNFFLTESEGETFTDQDLATHSTDRDLATHSTDRDLATHSTDRDLTTHSADRDPATHSKENIPPVHLPEDRSGYYSLGFPEGFQPLRSQNGVANMSLQTSAIVNNPYMSPLLAPDSMLQGLPPLHIVACALDPMLDDSVMFAKRLRALNRPVTLKVVDDLPHGFLTLAHLSQETRNATNVCIQRIKQVLREDPPAPPAAAPRKHRKLERTLGKSPVTDREIGA encoded by the exons GTTTGGTGGTTGTGCCCCCCGAGCAGATGGATCCTCGGCCCCTCTTCCAGGCGGTGGACGCCCTGTGCCAGGAGAACATCCTTCACTTTGGGGAGTCGGGCTCTGACGTCTCCTCCCGGCTGGTCCAGGCATTTACCCGCATCCAAGAACAAGCCCACGGTCTGGAGCCTGCGGTGCGAGCCCTGGCCGCCGTGTGTCCGCTCTTTGACCTGGACCCCGACACCCCCGCTAACGGCTACCGCAGCCTGCTGAAGGTGGTCTTGGCTTGTACCCAGCACATCCTCCACAAGTGCCGCTATGTCACCGCCAGCCGCCGTAGCCTCTTCTTCAGGGCGGCCCACAACTGCTCGGAGCTGGAGGCCTACGGTGCGGCCCTCACGCAGCTCCGCGCCTTGCTCTGTTTCGCACAGCGGCTGCTCACCGCCAATCGTCATGGAGACCTGTTCTTTCGCCAGGAGCGCGGCCTGTCCGAGGAGTTCCTGAAGGAGTACAGCACCATGCACAAAGGCTGCTTCTATGGCCGCTGTCTGGGCTTCCAG TTCACCCCGTCCATCCGCCCGTTCCTGCAGACCATCTCCATCGGGCTCGTATCGTTTGGGGAGAACTACAAGCGACATGAATCTGGAATAA cggagggggcgctctccaccTATTACG GTGTCGCCGCCAGTTCCTTCTTTATCAGCGGCCGGTACGCCATCGATCCCGAGCTCCGGGGCGCAGAGTTTGAGAGAATCACTCAGAACCTGGACGTGAACTTCTGGAAAGCCTTCTGGAACATCACCGAGATGGAGGTGCTGACG TCTCTGGTCGGTATCGCTTCCACTACAATGCGCATCAATAAGACGCTGACGGTGCCCCCCGAGCCCTTGGAGATGCCGCTGTCCTCGGATCCGCACCGCACGGTCACCATCAATCCTCCGGTCGCCCACACTGGCCCTGGCCCTGTACATCTGCGCCTCATCTCATACCAGCTGCGGGAGGGGCAG GAAAGTGATGAACTGAACGCTTTCTCCAAACCCGAGGGCCCGCTGAGCCTGGACCTGCGCCTCCGATCCCGCCCCGCCCCGCTCTCTCCGCACCTCattattcacttccatgggggaGGTTTTGTGGCCCAGACGTCCAAGTCTCATGAACCTTACCTGAGGACGTGGGCGCAGGAGCTGGAGGCCCCCATTTTGTCTGTGGATTACTCTCTGGCCCCGGAGGCTCCCTTCCCGAGGGCCCTGGAGGAATGCTTCTATGCGTACTGCTGGGCCCTGCAGCACTGCCGCCTGCTGG GCTCTACAGGAGAGCGGGTCTGTCTGGCTGGTGACAGCGCTGGCGGGAACCTTTGTATCACCGTTGCGCTCCGCGCCGCCTCTGTGGGCATCAGATTACCAGACGGTATCATGGTCGCCTACCCGGCCACATTACTGCAGGCTACAGCATCCCCCTCCCGCTTACTGACCCTCATGGACCCGCTGCTGCCCCTCAGTGTCCTGTCCAAGTGTCTCAGCGCCTACGCAG GCACCGAGCGGGTCCCGGTAGAGGAGCAAAGTCTTGAGAAGCTGAGTGCCGTCAACCAAGTGAAGAGAGGAACCGCCTTGTTTCTTCGAGACATCCGTCAGGGCGCGGCCTCCTGGCTGAGCAATCTCATGGAGGGTAATAAGGAGAAGACCAGTCCTG agaccatgaggaaAAGTGTATCAGAGGCCGCGCTGGCGGGCGAGGAGGCGATAAACAGGCGGGTGTCCCTGAAGAGCAAGACCATTCAGGACCTCAGCCGACACCAGtacagcgagcgcagctctggaggcctGAGCCAGCACAACAGCCAAAGAGGAGCCCAGACCAGGTCAGAGGGCAGCAGTGGGCGGAGCCAGCCTTCACCACCGCCCCCGTCTATCCAGTCCTGCCCCGATGCAGGCGAGCGGCACTCCCTAAACAGCCCGCAGGAACAGGTCAATTTCTTCCTGACTGAGAGTGAGGGCGAGACCTTCACCGACCAAGACCTCGCAACGCACTCCACCGACAGAGACCTCGCAACGCACTCCACCGACAGAGACCTCGCAACGCACTCCACCGACAGAGACCTCACAACGCACTCCGCCGACCGAGACCCCGCGACACACTCCAAGGAGAACATACCTCCAGTGCACTTACCTGAGGACAGGTCCGGCTACTACTCGCTGGGGTTCCCTGAGGGGTTCCAGCCTCTGCGCTCCCAGAATGGGGTGGCCAACATGAGCCTACAGACGTCTGCCATTGTAAACAACCCCTACATGTCACCCCTCCTGGCACCTGACAGCATGCTGCAAGGTCTGCCCCCACTGCACATTGTG GCTTGTGCCCTGGACCCGATGCTCGATGACTCTGTGATGTTTGCCAAGCGTCTGCGCGCCCTCAACCGTCCGGTCACCCTGAAAGTAGTCGACGACCTCCCTCACGGCTTCCTGACTCTCGCGCACCTGTCACAGGAGACACGAAACGCCACCAATGTGTGTATACAACGCATCAAGCAAGTCCTACGCGAGGACCCGCCAGCGCCACCCGCAGCCGCTCCCAGGAAGCACCGCAAGCTGGAGAGGACCCTGGGAAAGAGCCCGGTGACTGATCGAGAGATCGGAGCGTGA
- the LIPE gene encoding hormone-sensitive lipase isoform X2: MAPAGDGEEVPERNGYAGLVVVPPEQMDPRPLFQAVDALCQENILHFGESGSDVSSRLVQAFTRIQEQAHGLEPAVRALAAVCPLFDLDPDTPANGYRSLLKVVLACTQHILHKCRYVTASRRSLFFRAAHNCSELEAYGAALTQLRALLCFAQRLLTANRHGDLFFRQERGLSEEFLKEYSTMHKGCFYGRCLGFQFTPSIRPFLQTISIGLVSFGENYKRHESGISVAASSFFISGRYAIDPELRGAEFERITQNLDVNFWKAFWNITEMEVLTSLVGIASTTMRINKTLTVPPEPLEMPLSSDPHRTVTINPPVAHTGPGPVHLRLISYQLREGQESDELNAFSKPEGPLSLDLRLRSRPAPLSPHLIIHFHGGGFVAQTSKSHEPYLRTWAQELEAPILSVDYSLAPEAPFPRALEECFYAYCWALQHCRLLGSTGERVCLAGDSAGGNLCITVALRAASVGIRLPDGIMVAYPATLLQATASPSRLLTLMDPLLPLSVLSKCLSAYAGTERVPVEEQSLEKLSAVNQVKRGTALFLRDIRQGAASWLSNLMEGNKEKTSPETMRKSVSEAALAGEEAINRRVSLKSKTIQDLSRHQYSERSSGGLSQHNSQRGAQTRSEGSSGRSQPSPPPPSIQSCPDAGERHSLNSPQEQVNFFLTESEGETFTDQDLATHSTDRDLATHSTDRDLATHSTDRDLTTHSADRDPATHSKENIPPVHLPEDRSGYYSLGFPEGFQPLRSQNGVANMSLQTSAIVNNPYMSPLLAPDSMLQGLPPLHIVACALDPMLDDSVMFAKRLRALNRPVTLKVVDDLPHGFLTLAHLSQETRNATNVCIQRIKQVLREDPPAPPAAAPRKHRKLERTLGKSPVTDREIGA, encoded by the exons GTTTGGTGGTTGTGCCCCCCGAGCAGATGGATCCTCGGCCCCTCTTCCAGGCGGTGGACGCCCTGTGCCAGGAGAACATCCTTCACTTTGGGGAGTCGGGCTCTGACGTCTCCTCCCGGCTGGTCCAGGCATTTACCCGCATCCAAGAACAAGCCCACGGTCTGGAGCCTGCGGTGCGAGCCCTGGCCGCCGTGTGTCCGCTCTTTGACCTGGACCCCGACACCCCCGCTAACGGCTACCGCAGCCTGCTGAAGGTGGTCTTGGCTTGTACCCAGCACATCCTCCACAAGTGCCGCTATGTCACCGCCAGCCGCCGTAGCCTCTTCTTCAGGGCGGCCCACAACTGCTCGGAGCTGGAGGCCTACGGTGCGGCCCTCACGCAGCTCCGCGCCTTGCTCTGTTTCGCACAGCGGCTGCTCACCGCCAATCGTCATGGAGACCTGTTCTTTCGCCAGGAGCGCGGCCTGTCCGAGGAGTTCCTGAAGGAGTACAGCACCATGCACAAAGGCTGCTTCTATGGCCGCTGTCTGGGCTTCCAG TTCACCCCGTCCATCCGCCCGTTCCTGCAGACCATCTCCATCGGGCTCGTATCGTTTGGGGAGAACTACAAGCGACATGAATCTGGAATAA GTGTCGCCGCCAGTTCCTTCTTTATCAGCGGCCGGTACGCCATCGATCCCGAGCTCCGGGGCGCAGAGTTTGAGAGAATCACTCAGAACCTGGACGTGAACTTCTGGAAAGCCTTCTGGAACATCACCGAGATGGAGGTGCTGACG TCTCTGGTCGGTATCGCTTCCACTACAATGCGCATCAATAAGACGCTGACGGTGCCCCCCGAGCCCTTGGAGATGCCGCTGTCCTCGGATCCGCACCGCACGGTCACCATCAATCCTCCGGTCGCCCACACTGGCCCTGGCCCTGTACATCTGCGCCTCATCTCATACCAGCTGCGGGAGGGGCAG GAAAGTGATGAACTGAACGCTTTCTCCAAACCCGAGGGCCCGCTGAGCCTGGACCTGCGCCTCCGATCCCGCCCCGCCCCGCTCTCTCCGCACCTCattattcacttccatgggggaGGTTTTGTGGCCCAGACGTCCAAGTCTCATGAACCTTACCTGAGGACGTGGGCGCAGGAGCTGGAGGCCCCCATTTTGTCTGTGGATTACTCTCTGGCCCCGGAGGCTCCCTTCCCGAGGGCCCTGGAGGAATGCTTCTATGCGTACTGCTGGGCCCTGCAGCACTGCCGCCTGCTGG GCTCTACAGGAGAGCGGGTCTGTCTGGCTGGTGACAGCGCTGGCGGGAACCTTTGTATCACCGTTGCGCTCCGCGCCGCCTCTGTGGGCATCAGATTACCAGACGGTATCATGGTCGCCTACCCGGCCACATTACTGCAGGCTACAGCATCCCCCTCCCGCTTACTGACCCTCATGGACCCGCTGCTGCCCCTCAGTGTCCTGTCCAAGTGTCTCAGCGCCTACGCAG GCACCGAGCGGGTCCCGGTAGAGGAGCAAAGTCTTGAGAAGCTGAGTGCCGTCAACCAAGTGAAGAGAGGAACCGCCTTGTTTCTTCGAGACATCCGTCAGGGCGCGGCCTCCTGGCTGAGCAATCTCATGGAGGGTAATAAGGAGAAGACCAGTCCTG agaccatgaggaaAAGTGTATCAGAGGCCGCGCTGGCGGGCGAGGAGGCGATAAACAGGCGGGTGTCCCTGAAGAGCAAGACCATTCAGGACCTCAGCCGACACCAGtacagcgagcgcagctctggaggcctGAGCCAGCACAACAGCCAAAGAGGAGCCCAGACCAGGTCAGAGGGCAGCAGTGGGCGGAGCCAGCCTTCACCACCGCCCCCGTCTATCCAGTCCTGCCCCGATGCAGGCGAGCGGCACTCCCTAAACAGCCCGCAGGAACAGGTCAATTTCTTCCTGACTGAGAGTGAGGGCGAGACCTTCACCGACCAAGACCTCGCAACGCACTCCACCGACAGAGACCTCGCAACGCACTCCACCGACAGAGACCTCGCAACGCACTCCACCGACAGAGACCTCACAACGCACTCCGCCGACCGAGACCCCGCGACACACTCCAAGGAGAACATACCTCCAGTGCACTTACCTGAGGACAGGTCCGGCTACTACTCGCTGGGGTTCCCTGAGGGGTTCCAGCCTCTGCGCTCCCAGAATGGGGTGGCCAACATGAGCCTACAGACGTCTGCCATTGTAAACAACCCCTACATGTCACCCCTCCTGGCACCTGACAGCATGCTGCAAGGTCTGCCCCCACTGCACATTGTG GCTTGTGCCCTGGACCCGATGCTCGATGACTCTGTGATGTTTGCCAAGCGTCTGCGCGCCCTCAACCGTCCGGTCACCCTGAAAGTAGTCGACGACCTCCCTCACGGCTTCCTGACTCTCGCGCACCTGTCACAGGAGACACGAAACGCCACCAATGTGTGTATACAACGCATCAAGCAAGTCCTACGCGAGGACCCGCCAGCGCCACCCGCAGCCGCTCCCAGGAAGCACCGCAAGCTGGAGAGGACCCTGGGAAAGAGCCCGGTGACTGATCGAGAGATCGGAGCGTGA